CCTCCGATGCAATTTCTGGACTGTCATCCGGAGAGGTATAAGATGATAAATCGAGTGACGCTAAAAAACTTTGGGCCATTGGTCGATATCGACTGGAATGATTTGGGACCGATAAATCTTGTGATCGGGGGAAATGGTGCAGGTAAGACTTTTCTCCTGAAAGCTCTTTATACAGCCATGCGTACGATTGAGTTAAATAAGAGAGGGGTCGAACCTCGTGACGAACGTAGAATATTATATGATAATTTGTTTTGGACTTTTCAGACGAGTAGGGTTGGTGACCTTGTTACTAAGGGATACACTGAGTTGGTTTTTAGTCTCTTATTTGGGAAGAAAAAATTTTCATACACTTTTGGGAGGGAGACATTAAAGCAAATACAGATACTTGATAATAATATTCCGGCAAGAAGTACAAACTCTGTTTTTTTACCAGCAAAAGAAGTGTTGTCGTTTCAACATATAGTAGCGCGAATTAAAGAAGATTATAGGGAATATGGTTTTGATAGTACTTATATAGATCTTGCCAAGGCTTTAGATATAATGCCAATGAGAGGAAGGAATTTTGGTGAATTTGCACAAGCTCGCGATGATTTAAAAGATCTTATAGGTGGTAGGATATGGTATGATAAAGATAGTAAGCGCTGGTATTTTTACAATAAAAAAAATCAGAAATTCGAAATTGGGGTTACGGCTGAAGGAGTTAAAAAGATTTCTATCTTTGATATTTTGCTTGGAAATAGGTATTTGAGAAGGGAGTCTATTGTTTTTATAGATGAGCCGGAAGCGGCATTACATCCAGAGGCTATATCAAAATTTCTTGAAATATTGTCTCTTCTGGCTGAGGGGGGGATACAATTATTTCTTGCCAGTCATTCATACTTTGTGATAAAAAAACTGTTATTGGTTGCAAAAGAGAAGAAAATGTCTATCCCTGTTCTTTCTCACTCTTCTGACGAGGGATGGACTTGTGGTGATCTTAATAAGGGTATGCCAGCCAATCCAATTATCAAAGAATCGATAAAACTTTACAAAGAAGAAGTTTGGTCGGGGGCAAAATGACAGATCAAGAGGCGTTCGAATCAGAAATGTCATTCATCCGCTCTGCCGGAATATTTTTCCATCTTGATAAAAGCGAAGCATATGTTTCTATAAAAGAAAAGAACGACGGTGTCAAAATGACCGATTTTCTGATACTGCGTCAGAGCTCGGGAGCTAATCATGAAGAAACATTAGTTGAAGCATCTGAAATGTTGGTGGTCGAAGCAAAAAAGAGTGCACCAAACCCAGAGAATCAAGTCGGCTTCGATGGTTTTCTCACTAAAATACAAGAGCAGTTAACCAATGGCTTCTTTCTCGGTTTATCGGCTTGTCTGGGTCGCAATGACAAAGCTGCGCGCGAATTGCCCGACGAGTTCAAAAATCTAAATCTTGCGGCGACTCGCTTTGAACTCGTTCTTGTCATCAAGAACCATCAGGACGAGTGGCTGTCGCCGCTTAAAGACGCTCTTGACATCAAATTGCATTCCTTGGTTGACTCGATGCCGCCGATATGGAACTTGGGTAAAATGAGAGTCTCTGTATTTAACGAGAACATGGCAAAAGAGTGTGGGTTGGTAGCGTAATCCGATTTATGCACTTCAATCATTACGGAGACCGATAGATGGATATTAACCATCTTGTAAGGGATATCTGCGAGAAAGCCCGCGCGGCCGCGCTCGAACTGGGCCTGGCCACGACCGGGGACAAAAACCGCGCCCTGGAGGCCATCGCCGTGGCCCTGGAGAAAGACAAGGCCGCGATCCAGGCCGCCAACCGTGAGGACCTGGCCGCCGGGGAGAAAGCCGGCCTCAGCGCCGCCATGCTCGACCGCCTCACTCTCAACGACAAGCGCATGGCCGCCATGATCCAGGGCGTGCGCGAGGTGATCGCGCTCAAGGACCCGGTGGGCAAGGTGTTCGACAGCCGTGTGCGGCCCAATGGCCTCAAGATATACAAGTTGAGCGTGCCCATCGGCGTGATCGGGATCATCTACGAGTCGCGGCCCAATGTGACCGTGGATGCCAGCATCCTGACCCTCAAGACCGGCAACGCCGTGATCCTGCGCGGCGGCAGCGAGTCGATCCACAGCAACCTGGCCCTGGCCGCCTCGATAGGGGCGGCGCTGGAAGCCGCCGGCCTGCCCCGGGCGTCGATACAGGTGCTGCCCACCACCGACCGGGCCGCGGTGGGCGCGCTGCTCAAGATGGACGACCTGGTGGACCTGATCATCCCGCGCGGCGGCGAGGAGCTGATCCGGCGCGTGGCGGCCGAGAGCACGATCCCGGTGATCAAGCATTACAACGGCATCTGCCACGTGTTCGTGGACCGTGCGGCCAACCTCGACATGGCCGTGGATATCGTGCTGAACGCCAAGGTCCAGCGCCCCGGGGTCTGCAACGCCATGGAGACCCTGCTCGTGGACTCCGCCGTGGCTGAAAAATTCCTGTCTCTGGTGCTGCCGCGCCTGCGCGAGGCCGGGGTGCGGATCGTGGGCTGCGAGCGCACCCGCACTTTCGACAGCCGGGTGGAGCCGGCCACTGAGGAGGACTGGAAGACCGAATACCTGGACCTGGTGCTCTCGGTGCGGGTGGTGGACGGCCTGGAGCAGGCCCTGGAGCACATCGAGCGCTACGGCTCCCGTCACACGGACGCCATCGTGACCCAGAACGTGAAAACCGCCCGTCAGTTCATCCAGCGGGTGGACTCCTCCTCGGTGATGGTGAATGCCTCGACCCGCTTTTCGGACGGGGCGCAGTATGGGCTGGGGGCGGAGATAGGGATCAGCACGGATAAGCTCCACGCCCGCGGCCCCATGGGCCTGGAGGAGCTGACCACCTACAAGTGGGTGGTGGTGGGCAAGGGGCAGCTCAGGCAGTAGGGGAGATGGATAGATAGGCTTTTGGGTGGTAATTAGTCCGATTTGCAACTGCCAAGGTGGAGGCGGAAACCTCCCCTCTTGAGAGGGGTGCCCCGATGAAATCGGGGCGGGGTGTGTAATGCCGCGGGAATGCATGCATGATAATCAAGTATAATCCCAAGCTTAAAGCACTGGCCCGGGAGCTGCGGAAAAACGCCACACACGCTGAAATCATGCTCTGGCAGCGCTTAAGGCGCAAGCAATTCCACAACCTCGATTTTCATCGCCAGAAACCAATCGATGAATTCATCGTGGATTTTTTCTGCCCGGAACTGAAATTGATTGTCGAGATAGACGGGATCAGCCACGACACCAAGCTGGACCAGGACAGGCAACGGCAGGGCCGTCTCGAAGCGCTCGGGTTTTCAGTGGCGCGGTTTCTGGATGCAGAGGTGAGAAACAATCTGGAGGGAGTGCTACTGGTGTTGGAGAAAAAGACCGGCTTCGGTTGAGGCCCGGGTGTTACACACCCCGTCGGCTGACGCCGCCACCCCTCTCAAGAGGGGAAAATACCCGTATACCCCGACTTAAAAAGCCCGCCTTGTGATTCGTTAGAATAAACTATTATGAACTCCCTCACGCCCCAGCCTCCCAGAGCGCCCGGGCCGTGGGGATCACCTGCACGCTGTCGATCCTGGTCAGACGGGCCAGCAGCTTCTCCAGGTAGCTCGCCCGGACCGGCCCCCAGCCTTCCTCATCCAGCCCGTGAAGGTTGTAGACCAGCCAGCCGCTCTGCCGTGAGAGCAGTTCCTCAATCTGCGAGTCCAGATCCGCCTCGGCGTTGCCCGGCCCGAACCCGCCCGTGCCGATTGCCTGCATCCCCTTGTGCGGCAGCGGGTTGATCTCCTCACCGTGGCAGCGCCAGGCCAGCACCCGGCTGGAAAGCCAGGCTGAAATCTCGGGCGTGGTGTCGTTGTACGGGAAATTGAACACCGCGCGCTCGGCCCGGAAGCCCTTGAGCTCGTTCTCGAACACGGCCAGGCAGTCGCTGATCAGGCCGGTGGCCTCCTCGAACGGCAGACGGTCAAGGTGGGCGTGACGGTAGCCGTGGGGCATTATCTCGTGCCCGCGGGCGGCCAGCTCGTTCCAGAGCTTGAAATCGCCGATCTGCTCCTGGCGGATGTTGTCGTCCTTGAGCCCCACCTCGGGACGGTGCCCGGCGGCGGTGACATTGAAACAGGCGCTCAGCCCGAATTTCTCGTAGATTTCGGCCGTGCGGACAAAGGATTTCTTGAACCCGTCATCGAAGCTCAGGCTCACCAGGTGGCGTTTCCGCATGCTGCTTTCCTGTCCCAGAAGGGGCTGCGCCGCCGCAGTGAGGCTCGCCGCCGCCAGCCTGAAAAAATCTCCGCGTCGCATCTGTGCCTCGCCGAGCCGCCGAAGTGATGGTTGGTTTATCGTATCGATGGTTACACGGAGAATAAAGCTAATGCAGCGCCGTTAAAAATCAAGAGGATACAGCAACGCCGGAGCGTGTTTCTTACACTCCGGCGTCGAGTTTGGACAGGGCTTTGATGGTGCCCGGCTATTTCAGCACGATCGCCACGAACAGGTAGACTTGCGCCAGGACAATGGCCGAAAGGAACGCCACACAGGGGACACAGTAGAGCATACTGCTCACTTTACCGGCGGCGTGATAGCGATAGCACCAGCAGACTTTCTTGAGAAATTCGGACATGGACTGGACCCTCCTGAACTATTCCCGCTTTGGCCGTGATCCACCGGGGAGGGCCGGCTGCGGGTGATTCACCCCCGGTGACAGGCTGGGAGCCGTCACCGGCGCGGGCCTCCTGTGCGGAGCCGCGCTTTTGAGATCGAATCTATTGGAAGCCCCAGAATGAAGGGCTCGAATTCGGACGGTCTTGGACTGTGAAACTATTCACAGCTCTGTGAAAAGTATAACAAGTTGTACAAATAAATGCAAGAATTTTTTCAAAGGGGTTTCTAAAAAAGTCGGAGCCATGAACAGTGAAACGGATATACAATTTAATTCGGCTGCCTGGGTCGGGCACTGGAAAAATGATTGAAAAGCGAACCCGGCTCTGGTAGGATTAAGCGGCGCCACACAACCTAAAACCCCGGAGGCGGCTATGAACCTGCTGAGATTGTTGACTGTTTCCGTGTTTGTCCTGGCTCTGGCCGCCCCGGTTGCGGCAGCGGAGGGAAAAGCGGCCCCGCTTTCGGCCGGAGACAAAGCCCTGCTGGACCAGGCCGCGGCCAATGTGGAGAAATACCGCAAGGGCGATATCGAGATGGTGTTCCGGGACTCTCATGACAACCCGCTGTCCGGGACTGAGGTGGAGGTTGAGCAGACCGGCCACGAGTTCCTGTTTGGCTGCATCATTTTCGACCTGGTGCCAGAGGAGGGCCAGCCCTACCGTCCCGAGCTGTTCAAGCAGCGTTTCCGCGAGCTGTTCAATTTCGCCGTGTTCCCGTTCTACTGGAGTGGTTACGAGCCGCAGCAGGGCATGCCGCGCTGGGAACGGATGCAGGAGACCCTTGAATGGTGCCGCACCAACGGGATCACGGCCAAGGGCCACCCGCTGGTCTGGTCCTGCGACTACGGGCGTCCCGACTGGCTGGCGCAGTATCCGCCGCAGATGATCGAGCAGTTCCTCCAGGCCCGGGTGCAGAATATCGTGGGTGGGTTCCGGGACCGGATAAAGATCTGGGACGTGGTCAACGAGCCGGTGAACGTGCGGGTCTGGGGCAACCCGGACCGCCGCGAATGGTTCCCGGAGCCCCTGGACAGCGTGGTGGATTACGTGGACAAGGCCTACCGCTGGGCTGCGGCGGCCAACCCGGAGGCGCACCTGATCCTGAACGAGTACTACACCATCACCCAGGACAGCACCCGGCAAAGGTTTTTCGACCTGGTGAAAATGCTTCAGGCGCGCGGTACGCCGATCCGCGGATTGGGCATCCAGTCGCACGAGCCACGCGAGGAGTGGTACCCACCGCAGCGGGTGCGAGCTACGTTCGACCGTCTGGCCGAACTGGGCCTGCCCCTGCACGTGACCGAGTTCATCCCGCAGTCCGGCGGCAAGCCGATTACCGGCGGCTGGCGCAGCGGCACCTGGGATGAGGCGGCCCAGGCCGATTTCGCCGAGCAGTTCTACCGTCTGGCTTTCGGACACCCGGCCGTGGTCTCGATCAACTGGTGGGGGCTGTCGGACCGCGATATCTGGCAGCCCGGCGGGGGCCTGGTGGACAGCGAATACAATCCCAAACCGGTCTATGAAAGGTTACGCAAGCTTATCCACGAGGAGTGGCACACCGCGCTCACGGCTAAAACCGACAGCCGGGGACGGCTGGCGTTCCGGGGATTTTTCGGGAATTACAGGCTGAAACTGCACCTGGCGGATGGCCGGGTGGTTGTCCGCGAGGTGCAGGCCCGCCACGACGAGCAGAACCACTGGGAGTTCCGGCTGGATTGAACGGAATGAATACATTGATGTTTAGCGGGGACAACCTAATGAATTCTACGTAGGGGAGGGTTTTAAACCCTCCCCTACATTACAGAATTGCTGCTAAACGGCACGTTCGTAAGCTATGGTTTCCGCCCTCCGTAATGCTCAGCTTCGGGGGCGGTTCACTTTCAGCCGATACGGCGGTATTTTTCGATCAGGTCGAGGATGAAACGGAATTTCTGCGGGCTCAGCTCCTCCGGGAACCCGTGCTCCATTATCACATAACCCCTTTTGCACTTTTTCCCCAGCGCCGCCATCCGGGCGAACATCGCCTCCACCTCGTCATCCGGCAACAGGTAGTAGTCGCTGCGGGAGAAGCCGCAGAACACCACCCGGTCGCCATAGCCCTCGATCAGCTCCTCCAGGTGCGGGTTCTCGCGCGGGTCGAAGGGGTTGAGGATATCCACTCCGGCCTCGACCAGCATGGGCAACACCGCCGCGATGTTCCCGTGGCTGTGCATGTGCACGAAAGCGCCGTGGGCGTGGCACAGATCGAACAGGTGGCGGTACCAGGGCAGGAAATACTCCCGGAATGTCTCGGGCGAGATAAGAAGGCCCTCCGGGGTGCCCAGGTCATCGCAGACCTCGATCAGGCGCACCCCGCGCGTGAGCATCTGCTCCACGCAGCGCAGGGACCATTCGGCCAGACGGCGGGTGAGAGCGTGCACGAACTCCGGCTCGTCGAAAAAGGCCAGCATCAGCTTCTGGAAGTCGAGGAAGCTGTTGTGGATGCCGCTGAAAAAGCCCATGATCTTGCCCGCGGGCATGATCCCGGCCGCCTCGAACGCGGCGCTGTCCGCGGCGATGTCCTGCCAGCGCGCGGGGTTGTCCGGGTCGGGCAGCTCCAGGCGCTCCAGATCAGCCGGTCCCTCCAGCGGCATGCTGTGGCCGTAGTGCACGGCATAGGGGTTGAAGCGCAGAAGGCGCGTGCTGCCGCCCTCGTAGCGCAGCAGGAACGTGTCGTCATCGATGCGGCGCTCCACGTGGCCCACGATCTCGCCCGGCCCCCCGTGCCCGAACGGCAGGCAGCCGCCCTTGCCAGTGCCCAGGCTGCTTAGCTGCATGAACCGTCCGTAGTTGACCGCTACGTCACGGCTCGCATCGCTGCGCGGCAGGGGGCTGAAACTGTCCTCCGGCATGGCGTAGAGGTTCCCGTCGAAACAGTCCGCCGGCAGCAGCTTGCGGCAGGCGCGCGCGTTCCAGTGGCCCATCGGGCAGAACGGGCGCCGTTCCGGACGCTCGCCGGCCAGGGTGGTCAGAAGGTCGCTCAGCTCACTCATCTCGTTTCAGTCTCCTTGTGCAAC
This portion of the bacterium genome encodes:
- a CDS encoding endo-1,4-beta-xylanase translates to MNLLRLLTVSVFVLALAAPVAAAEGKAAPLSAGDKALLDQAAANVEKYRKGDIEMVFRDSHDNPLSGTEVEVEQTGHEFLFGCIIFDLVPEEGQPYRPELFKQRFRELFNFAVFPFYWSGYEPQQGMPRWERMQETLEWCRTNGITAKGHPLVWSCDYGRPDWLAQYPPQMIEQFLQARVQNIVGGFRDRIKIWDVVNEPVNVRVWGNPDRREWFPEPLDSVVDYVDKAYRWAAAANPEAHLILNEYYTITQDSTRQRFFDLVKMLQARGTPIRGLGIQSHEPREEWYPPQRVRATFDRLAELGLPLHVTEFIPQSGGKPITGGWRSGTWDEAAQADFAEQFYRLAFGHPAVVSINWWGLSDRDIWQPGGGLVDSEYNPKPVYERLRKLIHEEWHTALTAKTDSRGRLAFRGFFGNYRLKLHLADGRVVVREVQARHDEQNHWEFRLD
- a CDS encoding glutamate-5-semialdehyde dehydrogenase — translated: MDINHLVRDICEKARAAALELGLATTGDKNRALEAIAVALEKDKAAIQAANREDLAAGEKAGLSAAMLDRLTLNDKRMAAMIQGVREVIALKDPVGKVFDSRVRPNGLKIYKLSVPIGVIGIIYESRPNVTVDASILTLKTGNAVILRGGSESIHSNLALAASIGAALEAAGLPRASIQVLPTTDRAAVGALLKMDDLVDLIIPRGGEELIRRVAAESTIPVIKHYNGICHVFVDRAANLDMAVDIVLNAKVQRPGVCNAMETLLVDSAVAEKFLSLVLPRLREAGVRIVGCERTRTFDSRVEPATEEDWKTEYLDLVLSVRVVDGLEQALEHIERYGSRHTDAIVTQNVKTARQFIQRVDSSSVMVNASTRFSDGAQYGLGAEIGISTDKLHARGPMGLEELTTYKWVVVGKGQLRQ
- a CDS encoding polysaccharide deacetylase family protein; translation: MRRGDFFRLAAASLTAAAQPLLGQESSMRKRHLVSLSFDDGFKKSFVRTAEIYEKFGLSACFNVTAAGHRPEVGLKDDNIRQEQIGDFKLWNELAARGHEIMPHGYRHAHLDRLPFEEATGLISDCLAVFENELKGFRAERAVFNFPYNDTTPEISAWLSSRVLAWRCHGEEINPLPHKGMQAIGTGGFGPGNAEADLDSQIEELLSRQSGWLVYNLHGLDEEGWGPVRASYLEKLLARLTRIDSVQVIPTARALWEAGA
- a CDS encoding endonuclease domain-containing protein, producing the protein MIIKYNPKLKALARELRKNATHAEIMLWQRLRRKQFHNLDFHRQKPIDEFIVDFFCPELKLIVEIDGISHDTKLDQDRQRQGRLEALGFSVARFLDAEVRNNLEGVLLVLEKKTGFG
- a CDS encoding ATP-binding protein, whose translation is MINRVTLKNFGPLVDIDWNDLGPINLVIGGNGAGKTFLLKALYTAMRTIELNKRGVEPRDERRILYDNLFWTFQTSRVGDLVTKGYTELVFSLLFGKKKFSYTFGRETLKQIQILDNNIPARSTNSVFLPAKEVLSFQHIVARIKEDYREYGFDSTYIDLAKALDIMPMRGRNFGEFAQARDDLKDLIGGRIWYDKDSKRWYFYNKKNQKFEIGVTAEGVKKISIFDILLGNRYLRRESIVFIDEPEAALHPEAISKFLEILSLLAEGGIQLFLASHSYFVIKKLLLVAKEKKMSIPVLSHSSDEGWTCGDLNKGMPANPIIKESIKLYKEEVWSGAK